Proteins encoded together in one Pseudomonadota bacterium window:
- a CDS encoding YcaO-like family protein, with product MQHKKIVLQDCLKTYTYDQDKAMTPEETVNRFEAKLKKVNLDILREIRRIDNGRLDIPVYFSVCGKDAFETIGNKKQMGKGSTPEQSRASACMELGERFSFFSFKKNPANFIVDTYDNLKRAGQSVLPVAKLLQSVHDEKTTPALLEKLLEGLTMQWVWATNITTNAEVLVPFSWFYAINEFNGPSAGNTYEEAISQGVCEIVERHVCSIISRGRLKTPAIDPASVKDPVARELLDKFNRHGIKVYLNDFSLDTGIPTVGALAYDPSTFPTDSEIVYTAGTTPNPEKSLIRALTEVAQLAGDFNTKANYVASGLEKPLSMEEARYITEVEKTITINEMADLTDDNMKVEIERCLGALRKLDMEALIVNTMHPDLQIPTIYTIVPGAHFRERSMVSNAGLFAAKLVNELIADPEEKVRQFARMEELLPDAYFIEFYLGQNLYEQGRPDEALPHLRRALVLDPDREDIPYIYSYMGNCLKDLEQYADAIETLKRGTEHDDERPDLHNLLGFCYFKLADHEAAIEHFSKAVYLAPTSAIDYANLGVNYRKLGRKDEALKSFALALSLDPSITFAKEHMRELSAES from the coding sequence ATGCAGCATAAAAAAATAGTACTTCAGGATTGTTTGAAAACTTACACCTATGATCAGGACAAGGCGATGACCCCCGAGGAAACGGTGAACCGCTTTGAAGCCAAACTCAAAAAAGTCAATCTCGACATCCTGCGCGAGATCCGGCGGATCGATAACGGTCGCCTTGATATCCCGGTCTATTTCAGCGTCTGCGGCAAGGATGCCTTTGAGACCATCGGCAACAAGAAGCAGATGGGCAAGGGCAGCACACCCGAGCAGTCCCGGGCCAGCGCCTGCATGGAACTGGGGGAGAGGTTCAGCTTCTTCAGCTTCAAGAAAAATCCGGCCAATTTTATCGTCGACACCTACGATAATCTGAAAAGAGCCGGGCAGTCCGTGCTGCCGGTCGCCAAGCTCCTGCAGTCGGTCCATGACGAAAAGACCACCCCTGCACTCCTTGAAAAACTTCTCGAAGGGCTCACCATGCAGTGGGTCTGGGCCACCAATATCACCACGAATGCTGAAGTCCTGGTCCCCTTTTCCTGGTTTTATGCAATCAACGAATTCAACGGCCCTTCAGCCGGAAACACCTATGAGGAGGCAATCAGCCAGGGGGTCTGCGAGATTGTCGAACGCCACGTCTGTTCGATTATCAGCCGCGGCAGGCTCAAAACCCCGGCCATCGACCCGGCAAGCGTTAAAGATCCGGTGGCCCGCGAACTGCTGGATAAATTCAACCGGCACGGGATCAAGGTCTATCTGAACGATTTCAGCCTGGACACCGGCATCCCTACGGTCGGCGCCCTGGCCTATGACCCGTCGACCTTTCCGACCGACAGTGAGATTGTCTACACCGCCGGGACCACCCCCAATCCGGAAAAATCCCTGATCCGGGCCCTCACCGAGGTGGCCCAGCTGGCCGGTGACTTCAATACCAAGGCCAACTACGTTGCTTCAGGCCTCGAAAAACCATTGAGCATGGAAGAGGCACGCTACATCACCGAGGTTGAAAAAACGATCACCATCAACGAGATGGCGGACCTCACCGACGACAACATGAAGGTCGAAATCGAAAGGTGCCTCGGTGCTCTCAGGAAACTCGACATGGAAGCCCTGATCGTCAATACCATGCACCCCGATCTGCAAATTCCGACAATCTACACCATCGTCCCTGGAGCCCATTTCCGGGAACGATCAATGGTTTCAAACGCGGGTCTTTTCGCGGCCAAGCTGGTCAATGAACTGATCGCTGATCCGGAAGAAAAAGTCCGGCAGTTTGCCCGGATGGAAGAGCTCTTGCCCGATGCCTATTTTATCGAGTTTTACCTGGGGCAGAACCTCTACGAACAGGGAAGACCGGATGAAGCGCTTCCCCACCTGCGCCGCGCCCTGGTCCTTGACCCGGACCGGGAGGACATTCCCTATATCTACTCCTACATGGGAAACTGCCTGAAAGATCTGGAGCAATACGCAGATGCCATCGAAACCTTGAAAAGAGGCACCGAGCATGACGACGAGCGGCCGGATCTCCACAACCTGCTCGGCTTCTGTTATTTCAAACTCGCCGATCACGAAGCGGCCATCGAGCATTTCTCAAAGGCCGTTTATCTTGCCCCGACCTCGGCGATCGACTACGCAAACCTCGGAGTAAACTACCGGAAACTCGGCCGGAAAGACGAGGCCCTGAAATCATTCGCCCTGGCCCTGTCACTGGACCCGTCGATCACTTTCGCCAAGGAACACATGAGAGAGCTTTCGGCGGAAAGCTGA
- a CDS encoding VCBS repeat-containing protein gives MKLPRFRSVVFFLLAVVAAVFIPGFAAAAEKPQVAILPLVLHGPEEMGYLKDGIGAMLGSRLSAGAGVGIISRTAVEEAAGKVGKDAAAEAIGRELKADLVLSGSITSLGKGVSIDLRAIRAGEPVVVENFFASADDQSAIIRAVDKMAGEISAKMYGKTSGALSDPSVGRSTGLAIGAAPVAITPVVGAGTDQSEHPDRMFGNRGKTVPLGGGVIVQPVAIPEEAVLPAGNAGMVERSQYLAMEVQDFDSGDVYGDGTTQYVVAENDKVHVYRRNGSRLDEAGEVPFSVGYAKIISISVADLDKNGRAEIYISANSENDAISSGAEWNGSAFAPLFDKQSWHVKTLLVNDLEVLIGQKGDFDTPYAPGVFKLQVKEGKLEAGEKLALPDEVNIFDFTMADFTGDGQLEVAVIDQDDDLTLFSEGGDLLWRGDGNFGYTVRFVGKASGTVSQERKNFNVPSRLIARDLNGDGRSELVVMKNPSSLTTLIKTIASFTGGSIEAKSWNGISFVDLWSTGKIGSYIAGYQLEEKDAQGVRRLNVAVIGKKSGKLLKSSQSFLASYPVPELRVQ, from the coding sequence ATGAAATTACCGAGGTTCAGATCAGTCGTCTTCTTTCTGCTGGCGGTGGTTGCCGCCGTTTTTATTCCCGGTTTTGCCGCCGCGGCCGAAAAGCCGCAGGTTGCCATTCTGCCTCTTGTTCTGCACGGACCGGAAGAGATGGGGTATTTAAAGGATGGGATCGGGGCCATGCTCGGCAGCAGGCTGTCCGCAGGCGCCGGGGTCGGCATAATCAGCCGGACTGCGGTTGAGGAAGCTGCCGGCAAAGTCGGCAAGGATGCTGCCGCCGAGGCTATAGGCAGGGAGCTGAAGGCGGATCTGGTGCTTTCCGGCAGTATCACGAGCCTGGGGAAAGGAGTCAGTATCGATCTCAGGGCAATCCGGGCAGGAGAACCGGTGGTTGTTGAGAATTTTTTTGCCTCGGCGGATGATCAGTCCGCCATCATCAGGGCGGTTGACAAGATGGCCGGTGAAATTTCTGCAAAAATGTACGGCAAAACATCGGGAGCTCTCTCAGACCCGTCTGTCGGGAGATCAACCGGTCTTGCCATCGGGGCGGCTCCGGTAGCCATCACCCCGGTGGTGGGCGCAGGGACGGACCAGTCGGAACACCCGGACCGTATGTTCGGCAACCGGGGGAAAACCGTCCCGCTTGGTGGGGGAGTTATCGTTCAACCCGTTGCCATTCCGGAAGAGGCTGTCCTGCCGGCAGGAAATGCCGGGATGGTTGAGCGCAGCCAGTATCTTGCAATGGAAGTGCAGGATTTTGACAGTGGCGATGTTTATGGTGACGGCACAACCCAGTATGTTGTCGCTGAAAATGACAAGGTCCACGTCTATCGGCGTAACGGGAGCAGACTCGATGAGGCAGGTGAGGTGCCCTTCTCTGTCGGGTACGCCAAAATCATCTCAATAAGCGTGGCCGATCTTGACAAGAACGGACGGGCGGAAATTTATATCAGCGCCAATTCCGAAAATGATGCGATCTCCTCCGGAGCGGAGTGGAATGGTTCTGCTTTTGCTCCTCTATTCGACAAACAATCGTGGCACGTGAAAACCCTGCTGGTAAATGATCTGGAAGTGCTGATCGGTCAGAAGGGGGATTTTGACACTCCTTATGCTCCAGGTGTCTTCAAGCTGCAGGTGAAAGAGGGCAAACTTGAGGCGGGGGAAAAACTCGCGCTCCCGGACGAGGTGAATATCTTTGATTTTACGATGGCCGATTTTACCGGTGACGGACAGCTGGAAGTTGCGGTGATCGACCAGGATGACGATCTGACCCTCTTTAGTGAAGGGGGCGACCTGCTCTGGCGGGGTGATGGGAACTTCGGGTACACGGTCAGATTTGTCGGCAAGGCATCGGGAACGGTGTCGCAGGAACGAAAAAACTTCAATGTGCCGTCACGGCTGATTGCCCGAGATCTCAACGGTGACGGGCGGAGCGAACTGGTGGTGATGAAAAACCCGTCCAGCCTGACTACCCTGATCAAGACCATCGCCAGTTTCACCGGTGGCTCCATCGAGGCGAAGAGTTGGAACGGCATCTCCTTTGTCGACCTCTGGTCGACCGGCAAAATCGGCAGTTATATTGCCGGCTATCAGCTTGAAGAAAAAGATGCACAGGGAGTCAGGAGGCTGAATGTCGCAGTCATTGGCAAGAAGTCGGGCAAACTGCTCAAATCCAGCCAGTCTTTTCTGGCCTCCTACCCGGTGCCTGAGCTGAGGGTTCAGTAA
- a CDS encoding putative addiction module antidote protein gives MKVTTRKWDASEYLDNPEMIHEYLKAAFEEGDSELLMVAIGNVAKAKGMSEIANKTQLSRQNLYKALSPNSSPKFETVKKVVEALGCKLAIV, from the coding sequence ATGAAAGTAACCACCAGAAAATGGGATGCCAGTGAATATCTGGACAACCCGGAAATGATCCATGAATACCTTAAAGCAGCCTTTGAAGAGGGCGACAGCGAGTTGCTCATGGTGGCTATTGGTAATGTGGCTAAAGCCAAAGGAATGAGCGAAATAGCCAATAAAACACAACTGAGCCGTCAAAATCTTTACAAAGCTTTGTCTCCCAATAGTTCCCCGAAATTTGAGACTGTCAAGAAGGTCGTAGAGGCCTTGGGCTGCAAGCTTGCAATTGTGTGA
- a CDS encoding ribbon-helix-helix domain-containing protein yields MKTAISIPDKLFRAADRYAKAHGVSRSSLYAEAVAKFLEQHPTELITKQLNEVYSSEPAKLNDTISNLQFGSIEKEEA; encoded by the coding sequence ATGAAAACAGCAATCTCAATACCAGACAAATTGTTTCGTGCAGCTGACCGGTATGCAAAAGCCCATGGGGTTTCGCGCAGTAGCCTGTACGCAGAAGCTGTAGCGAAATTCCTCGAACAACACCCTACTGAGCTCATTACCAAACAGCTTAATGAAGTCTACTCATCTGAGCCTGCAAAATTGAATGATACCATTTCCAATCTGCAGTTCGGCTCAATAGAGAAAGAAGAAGCGTGA
- a CDS encoding ribbon-helix-helix domain-containing protein, translated as MITLRLDPKLEKDVNIAAENLGLSKSELIRLSINDYLGKMKQPDAWEAGEQLFGKYSSGLGNLSADRKELLKSKVAAKRK; from the coding sequence ATGATCACATTAAGACTTGATCCGAAACTGGAAAAAGACGTTAATATTGCAGCTGAAAACCTTGGCTTATCCAAGTCTGAACTCATCAGATTGAGCATTAATGACTATCTTGGCAAGATGAAGCAACCTGATGCGTGGGAGGCCGGTGAACAATTATTTGGCAAATATTCAAGTGGCCTTGGAAATCTGTCGGCTGATCGGAAAGAGTTGCTGAAGAGCAAGGTCGCTGCCAAAAGAAAATGA
- a CDS encoding PIN domain-containing protein, which produces MNRILIDSGPLIALFDASDKYHHQAVNFIKTNKYPLVTTLASITETLHLLDFNRNAQVDFMEWIYRGAVLLHNIENSDFGRLKELTEKYRDLPMDFADSCLVYLAEKLDLNTVATIDRDFSVYRIQGRRKFKIVLS; this is translated from the coding sequence ATGAATAGAATTCTTATAGACTCCGGCCCGTTAATCGCCCTGTTTGACGCTTCCGATAAATATCATCACCAGGCTGTCAATTTTATAAAAACCAATAAATATCCGCTCGTCACGACCCTTGCCTCAATTACGGAAACCCTGCACCTGCTGGATTTTAATCGAAACGCTCAGGTGGATTTTATGGAGTGGATTTATAGAGGCGCCGTTCTCTTGCATAATATTGAAAACAGTGATTTCGGCAGACTCAAAGAGTTAACGGAAAAATATCGTGATCTGCCGATGGATTTTGCCGATTCCTGCCTGGTGTATCTTGCGGAAAAACTTGATCTGAACACCGTTGCAACCATCGACCGGGATTTCTCTGTCTACCGGATCCAGGGCAGAAGAAAGTTCAAGATTGTTCTTTCCTGA